ATCGACCAGGACAAGTGCCGCGGCTGGCGTATGTGCATCACCGGCTGCCCGTACAAAAAAATCTATTTCAACTGGAAGAGCGGTAAGTCTGAGAAGTGCATCTTCTGCTACCCGCGTATCGAAGCCGGGATGCCGACCGTCTGCTCCGAGAGCTGCGTAGGCCGTATTCGTTACCTCGGCGTGCTGCTGTATGACGCGGACGCGATTGAAAATGCCGCGAGCACCGAGAACGAGAAAGATCTGTATCAGCGTCAGCTGGACGTATTCCTTGACCCGAACGATCCGAAAGTGATTGAACAGGCGCTGAAAGACGGTATTCCGCAAAGCGTCATCGATGCCGCGCAGCAGTCTCCGGTCTACAAAATGGCGATGGACTGGAAGCTGGCGTTGCCGCTGCATCCGGAATACCGCACGCTGCCGATGGTCTGGTACGTGCCGCCTCTGTCGCCGATTCAGTCAGCCGCGGATGCAGGCGAGCTGGGCAGCAACGGCATTCTGCCGGACGTGGAGAGCCTGCGTATCCCGGTTCAGTACCTGGCAAACCTGCTGACCGCAGGCGATACCCAGCCGGTGCTGCTGGCGCTGAAACGTATGCTGGCGATGCGCCACTTCAAACGTGCGGAAACCGTGGACGGCGTGACCGACACCCGTGCGCTGGAAGAGGTCGGCCTGACCGAAGCGCAGGCGCAGGAGATGTACCGCTACCTGGCCATTGCCAACTACGAAGACCGTTTCGTGGTACCGAGCAGCCATCGTGAGCTGGCGCGTGAAGCCTTCCCGGAGAAAAACGGTTGTGGCTTTAGCTTTGGCGACGGTTGCCACGGGTCTGACAGCAAATTCAACCTGTTCAACAGCCGCCGCATCGATGCCATGGATGTGACCAGCAAAACGGAGCCGCACCCATGATTGAACTCGTGATTGTTTCGCGTCTGCTGGAGTACCCGGATGCTGCGCTGGCGCAGCATCAGCAGGAACTCTTTGATGCACTCGCGTCCTCTGAAAACCTGGATAAAGAAGATGCCCAGACACTGGGCGTTTTCCTCCGCGACCTGTTAGCGCGCGATCTTCTTGATGCGCAGGCGGATTACAGTCAGCTGTTTGATCGCGGTCGCGCAACCTCGCTGCTGCTGTTTGAACACGTTCACGGTGAATCCCGCGATCGGGGGCAGGCAATGGTGGATCTGATGGCCCAGTACGAGCAGCACGGCCTGCAGCTTGACAGTCGCGAGCTGCCGGATCATCTGCCGCTGTACCTGGAGTATCTGGCGCAGTTGCCAAAAGAAGAGGCGCTGGGTGGTCTGCAGGACATCGCGCCGATTCTGGCGTTGCTCAGCGCCCGTCTTCAGCAGCGCGAGAGCCGCTATGCGGCGCTGTTCGGGGTGCTGGTGAAGCTGGCGAATGCCTCGGTCGACAGTGAAAAAGTGGCGGAGAAAATTGCGGACGAAGCCCGCGATGACACGCCACAGGCGCTGGATGCGGTCTGGGAAGAAGAGCAGGTGAAATTCTTTGCTGACCAGAGTTGCGGCGAATCTGAAATTTCGGCTCACCAGCGCCGTTTTGCCGGCGCGGTTGCCCCGCAATATTTGAATATCTCTAACGGAGGACGGCACTAATGCACTTCCTGAATATGTTCTTCTTTGACATTTACCCGTATATCGCGGGCACCGTGTTCCTGGTGGGAAGCTGGCTGCGTTATGACTATGGCCAGTACACCTGGCGTGCTGCCTCCAGCCAGATGCTGGATCGCAAAGGGATGCACGTTGCGTCTAACCTGTTCCACATCGGTATTCTGGGGATTTTTGCCGGTCACTTCCTGGGGATGCTGACGCCACACTGGATGTATGAAGCGTGGCTGCCCATCGAAGTGAAGCAGAAGATGGCGATGATCGCCGGTGGCGCTTGCGGCGTGATGACCCTGGTGGGTGGTCTGCTGCTGCTCAAACGCCGTCTGTTCAGCCCGCGCGTGCGGGCTACTACGACCACGGCGGATATCCTGATCCTCTCTCTGCTGATGGTTCAGTGCGCACTGGGTCTGCTGACCATTCCATTCTCGGCGCAGCATATGGACGGCAGCGAGATGATGAAGCTGGTGGGATGGGCGCAGTCCGTAGTGACCTTCCACGGTGGTGCATCTGAACATCTGGACGGGGTGGCGTTTATCTTCCGCCTGCACCTGGTGCTGGGTATGACCCTGTTTGTGCTGTTCCCGTTCTCTCGTCTGGTGCACATCTGGAGCGCGCCGGTGGAGTACCTGACGCGCAAATACCAGATTGTGCGTGCCCGTCGCTAATTTGTCGTTTTGATACTAACCCCGCATTCGCGGGGTTTTTTTTCGCCCCAGCCCAGGTTATTGCCCGCCGCAGCAAACAGGATCAACGCGCCGCCCGCCAGTTGGGTAATATCCAGCGAATGCCCGAAGACCACATTATCGACAACGATCGCCACTACCGGATAGATAAAGGACAGTGAACCGGTAATGGGCGTCGGAAGTTTTTGGATGGCGCTATACAGCAGCTGATACATGATACCGGTATGGACAATGCCCAGCGTCAGTAAAATTGGCCACGGAAAATCAGCGGACAAGGCGGGCATATGGGCAAACGGCAGTAGCATTACCACGCCTGTCAGCACCTGAATAAAGGCTATATGCTGTGGCGCGATGGATTTCAGTTTGCGGGCAATTATCGCCGTCAACGCGTAGAAGAAGGCCGCACCCAGTGCCAGACCAATCCCCGCGAGCCAGCCAGAGCCATGCGTTCCGGAGAGTTCGCTGGAGAGTAAAATCACCACCCCACCGAAGGCGAGAAGCAGCCAGCCCCATTTGACCAGACTGACGCGTTCGCCTAAAAACATACCCATCATCACCAGCATAAAGGGCTGAGTGTTATAGACCACAGTGGAAAGGCCAATCGAAATACGTTCATAGGCCGCGAACAGCAGCAGCCAGTTCACCACTAATGCTACCCCACCCAGAATAGCCAACAGCAGAGAAGTGCGGGTGAGGGGACTAAAGGGCTTTTGGCTCATTCGAATGAAAATGAACAGTGCGATCGCGCCTATCAGACAGCGCCAGAAAACCACTTCTGACACTGGTAGTCCGGAGAGTAAAACAAACGCGCCAATCGAGCCGGAAATTAACATCGCCAGGCTCATTTGCCAGACGCCTTTATGTAAATCACGCATCATTCACCTCCTGGTTGGTGACGCTATTGTCGAAAATTGCTGTCGGGTTTTACAGGGTTGAGATAAGGTTAAATACGCGAATGGCTTTTTAAAATTAGGTGAAAACGATGGAATACCTTCTCGATGATATCGATCGACAAATTTTGGCTTGTCTGGTGGAAGATGCGCGTATGTCGCTCAAGGTACTCAGCGGCCGTATCGGTCTGACCTCGCCCAGCACGGCAGAACGCCTGAAAAGGCTGGAAGAGCGTGGTGTGATTCAGGGGTATGGTGCACGGGTGAATCTGGCGGCGTTAGGCTATACGCTGCAGGCACTGGTGCGGGTTCGCCCGTTGCCAGGATTGTTACATAAAGTGGATAAGTACATTCAGGCGATGCCGGAGTGCATAGAGAGCGACAAAGTGACTGGTGAAGACTGTTTTGTTATCCGGTTAGCGGTGCGGTCAATTGAGCAACTGGATGTGTTGCTGGATGGTCTGTCGGAGCATGCCCAGTGTAATACGTCGATCGTGAAGAGCTCGCCGGTGAAGCGACGCTTGCCGCCGATGTAGTCGTCTGTCGCCGGATGGCGACTGCGCTTTACCCGGCCTACGAAAGTGTGCTCAGTTTGGTTTTGTTATGATTTTTTTGAATTGATGGTGGTGGGGGAAGGATTCGAACCTTCGAAGTCGATGACGGCAGATTTACAGTCTGCTCCCTTTGGCCGCTCGGGAACCCCACCAGGGGTAATTCAAATTTTGAGGTCTTGCTGAGAAATGGTGGTGGGGGAAGGATTCGAACCTTCGAAGTCGATGACGGCAGATTTACAGTCTGCTCCCTTTGGCCGCTCGGGAACCCCACCACGGGGTAATGCTTTTACTGGCCTGCTTCCTGCTGGAAGCGGGGCGCATCATATCAAATGACACGCCCCTGTAAAGCGTTAGCACAAGAAAAATAAACTGGTTGCCTGATTTTTACGCGCAAAGCTGTAAAGCTAACCAATTCATTTCTCAGTCGATTAAAGAATGATCGTTCTGTTACCGTAAACGAATACGCGCTGCGCCAGCACCTGATACAGTGCACGGCTCAGAACGTTCTTCTCGACATCACGTCCGGCACGCATCATATCTTCCGCCGTGTAGGTGTGATCCACATGAA
This region of Enterobacter cloacae complex sp. R_G8 genomic DNA includes:
- the narJ gene encoding nitrate reductase molybdenum cofactor assembly chaperone, with protein sequence MIELVIVSRLLEYPDAALAQHQQELFDALASSENLDKEDAQTLGVFLRDLLARDLLDAQADYSQLFDRGRATSLLLFEHVHGESRDRGQAMVDLMAQYEQHGLQLDSRELPDHLPLYLEYLAQLPKEEALGGLQDIAPILALLSARLQQRESRYAALFGVLVKLANASVDSEKVAEKIADEARDDTPQALDAVWEEEQVKFFADQSCGESEISAHQRRFAGAVAPQYLNISNGGRH
- the narH gene encoding nitrate reductase subunit beta — protein: MKIRSQVGMVLNLDKCIGCHTCSVTCKNVWTSREGMEYAWFNNVESKPGTGFPTDWENQEKWKGGWIRKINGKLQPRMGNRAMLLGKIFANPHLPGIEDYYEPFDYDYQNLHNAPESKHQPIARPRSLITGQRMDKITSGPNWEEILGGEFEKRAKDQNFENMQKAMYGQFENTFMMYLPRLCEHCLNPACVATCPSGAIYKREEDGIVLIDQDKCRGWRMCITGCPYKKIYFNWKSGKSEKCIFCYPRIEAGMPTVCSESCVGRIRYLGVLLYDADAIENAASTENEKDLYQRQLDVFLDPNDPKVIEQALKDGIPQSVIDAAQQSPVYKMAMDWKLALPLHPEYRTLPMVWYVPPLSPIQSAADAGELGSNGILPDVESLRIPVQYLANLLTAGDTQPVLLALKRMLAMRHFKRAETVDGVTDTRALEEVGLTEAQAQEMYRYLAIANYEDRFVVPSSHRELAREAFPEKNGCGFSFGDGCHGSDSKFNLFNSRRIDAMDVTSKTEPHP
- a CDS encoding Lrp/AsnC family transcriptional regulator; the encoded protein is MEYLLDDIDRQILACLVEDARMSLKVLSGRIGLTSPSTAERLKRLEERGVIQGYGARVNLAALGYTLQALVRVRPLPGLLHKVDKYIQAMPECIESDKVTGEDCFVIRLAVRSIEQLDVLLDGLSEHAQCNTSIVKSSPVKRRLPPM
- the narI gene encoding respiratory nitrate reductase subunit gamma, with product MHFLNMFFFDIYPYIAGTVFLVGSWLRYDYGQYTWRAASSQMLDRKGMHVASNLFHIGILGIFAGHFLGMLTPHWMYEAWLPIEVKQKMAMIAGGACGVMTLVGGLLLLKRRLFSPRVRATTTTADILILSLLMVQCALGLLTIPFSAQHMDGSEMMKLVGWAQSVVTFHGGASEHLDGVAFIFRLHLVLGMTLFVLFPFSRLVHIWSAPVEYLTRKYQIVRARR
- a CDS encoding DMT family transporter, which codes for MRDLHKGVWQMSLAMLISGSIGAFVLLSGLPVSEVVFWRCLIGAIALFIFIRMSQKPFSPLTRTSLLLAILGGVALVVNWLLLFAAYERISIGLSTVVYNTQPFMLVMMGMFLGERVSLVKWGWLLLAFGGVVILLSSELSGTHGSGWLAGIGLALGAAFFYALTAIIARKLKSIAPQHIAFIQVLTGVVMLLPFAHMPALSADFPWPILLTLGIVHTGIMYQLLYSAIQKLPTPITGSLSFIYPVVAIVVDNVVFGHSLDITQLAGGALILFAAAGNNLGWGEKKPRECGVSIKTTN